A window of Mucilaginibacter paludis DSM 18603 contains these coding sequences:
- the recQ gene encoding DNA helicase RecQ, with amino-acid sequence METKKSLFDNLQNFFGFDNFKGEQEAIITNILSGNDTFVIMPTGGGKSMCYQLPALMTDGMAIVISPLIALMKNQVDQLRAFGGSDSIAHFLNSSLTKSEITKVKEDVLSGKTKLLYVAPESLTKQENIDFLRLNSVSFVAVDEAHCISEWGHDFRPEYRKIRQVISNIGENIPIIALTATATPKVQQDIQKNLQMNNATIYKSSFNRGNLFYEVRAKRNVLKEIVRFVKQHTGKSGIIYCLSRKKVEEVAEALSLNGVKALPYHAGLDAKVRADTQDRFLMEDVDVIVATIAFGMGIDKPDVRYVIHHDVPKSMEGYYQETGRAGRDGGEGVCLAFYSEKDIDKLQKFMKDKPVAEREIGTQILKEVIDYAESAVCRRKQILHYFGENFNEAGCNCMCDNCSATKQYFDAEAPLHKALSLMKKLGEKFDDHHIISVLMGVDNPQIHNYEHHLIEEFGSGKEEGINLWNSLMRQALLNNFVSKDIDHYGLLRLTKSGHAFLENPYTLRYVLNRPMGSTDDDDGDDAKHGGSAALDTVLLQMLKDQRKKIAKQKGLPPFVIFQDPSLEEMCTHYPISIDELKQISGVGSGKALKFGAPFIDLIKKYVEEHDIDRPVDMVIKSAANKSALKVYIIQNIDRHLSLEDIANSKGLSYEDIIREVESIVNSGTKLNLNYYIDEMIDEDRQEEVFDYFKSSEIDSIDEALVELGPNEYTREEMQLMRIKFMSELGN; translated from the coding sequence ATTGAGACGAAGAAGTCACTTTTCGATAATCTTCAGAATTTTTTTGGTTTCGATAACTTCAAGGGTGAGCAGGAAGCTATTATTACAAATATTTTGTCAGGCAACGATACTTTTGTGATCATGCCAACCGGTGGCGGAAAATCCATGTGTTACCAATTGCCGGCCTTGATGACCGATGGCATGGCAATCGTAATATCACCGCTGATAGCCCTGATGAAAAACCAGGTGGATCAGTTAAGGGCTTTTGGAGGATCTGACAGTATAGCCCATTTTTTAAACTCCTCATTAACTAAATCAGAAATTACGAAAGTTAAAGAAGATGTACTGAGCGGTAAAACCAAGCTGCTTTATGTAGCACCTGAATCATTAACCAAGCAGGAAAATATTGATTTTTTGCGTTTAAACTCGGTTTCCTTCGTTGCTGTTGATGAAGCGCATTGTATATCGGAGTGGGGCCATGATTTTAGGCCGGAGTATCGTAAAATACGCCAGGTAATTAGCAACATAGGCGAGAATATCCCCATTATCGCGTTAACAGCTACCGCCACGCCTAAAGTGCAGCAGGATATCCAGAAAAACCTGCAGATGAACAATGCTACCATTTACAAATCATCGTTTAATCGCGGTAATTTGTTTTACGAGGTTAGGGCCAAGCGCAATGTTTTAAAAGAGATTGTAAGGTTTGTTAAACAGCACACCGGTAAATCGGGCATTATTTATTGCCTGAGCCGTAAAAAAGTTGAAGAAGTTGCCGAAGCTTTGAGCCTTAACGGCGTAAAGGCGCTCCCTTACCACGCCGGTTTGGACGCCAAGGTACGCGCCGACACGCAAGACAGATTCCTGATGGAGGATGTAGATGTGATTGTAGCGACGATTGCTTTTGGAATGGGCATTGATAAACCCGATGTTAGGTATGTGATACACCACGATGTGCCCAAGAGCATGGAGGGTTATTACCAGGAAACCGGGCGTGCAGGCCGCGATGGCGGAGAAGGTGTTTGCTTAGCTTTTTACTCTGAAAAGGATATTGATAAGCTACAGAAATTTATGAAAGATAAGCCTGTTGCCGAAAGGGAAATAGGTACGCAGATATTAAAGGAAGTGATTGATTATGCCGAATCTGCAGTTTGCAGGCGTAAGCAGATATTGCACTACTTTGGCGAAAACTTTAACGAGGCCGGCTGTAATTGCATGTGCGATAACTGCAGTGCCACCAAGCAGTACTTTGATGCCGAAGCTCCTTTGCATAAGGCCTTGAGCCTGATGAAGAAGTTGGGCGAAAAATTTGATGATCATCACATTATCAGCGTTTTAATGGGTGTTGATAATCCGCAGATCCACAATTACGAACATCATTTAATTGAGGAGTTTGGATCTGGCAAAGAGGAAGGCATCAACCTATGGAATTCGTTGATGAGGCAGGCGCTCTTAAATAATTTTGTATCTAAGGATATCGACCATTATGGCTTGCTGCGCTTAACCAAATCGGGCCACGCGTTTTTAGAAAACCCTTATACGCTTCGGTATGTTTTAAACAGGCCGATGGGTTCAACCGATGATGATGACGGCGATGATGCCAAACACGGCGGCTCGGCGGCGTTAGATACTGTTTTGCTGCAAATGCTGAAAGATCAGCGGAAAAAAATAGCCAAGCAAAAAGGATTGCCCCCGTTTGTTATCTTCCAGGATCCTTCTTTAGAGGAGATGTGCACGCATTATCCTATCAGCATTGACGAACTGAAGCAGATTTCGGGCGTTGGATCAGGTAAGGCATTAAAATTTGGTGCGCCTTTTATCGATCTGATAAAAAAATATGTGGAGGAGCATGATATTGACCGCCCTGTAGATATGGTGATTAAGAGTGCCGCCAACAAATCTGCCTTAAAGGTTTATATCATCCAGAATATTGATCGCCATTTATCGCTGGAAGATATAGCTAATTCCAAAGGCCTGAGCTATGAAGATATTATCCGCGAGGTTGAATCTATCGTCAACTCAGGCACCAAGTTAAACCTGAACTATTATATTGATGAGATGATAGACGAGGACAGGCAGGAAGAGGTATTTGATTATTTTAAATCGAGCGAGATTGACTCGATTGATGAAGCCCTGGTAGAGTTAGGCCCCAACGAATACACCCGTGAAGAAATGCAGTTGATGCGGATTAAATTTATGAGTGAGTTAGGAAATTAA